A genomic window from bacterium includes:
- the xdh gene encoding selenium-dependent xanthine dehydrogenase has product MSGPISFTLNGRPVEAVPEEGQTLLDLLREGLGLRSLKDGCAPQGVCGCCMILLDDRPVLACLKSPEQVAGRHARTLEGLPVRERRLLARAFTEEHAVQCGFCTPGIALRLHALLERNPDPSLPEVRRALAGHLCRCTGYKSIERAASRLAGLRREGEASCCGDPAQGIGGDQPRYQGAALTLGERPFVADLERPGLLHAALAFAAHPRALLRRLDCAAAAAAPGVRRVLTWRDIPGSRHTGLIVADWPLLVAQGECSRCVGDVVAVVVAESRQAARRAAGLVQCEWEELTPLTDPEEALAPEAPALHPGGNLLETCAFARGDVAGGLAGSAVVVRLDFETQRIEHAFLEPEGCLAEPEGEGLRVFSPGQGVHDDQRQIAALLGLPLAQVMVELVPNGGAFGGKEDLSVQGHAALAAWLLRRPVKLVLSREESLRLHPKRHPLRLRYEVGADRDGRLRAARVRIVGDTGAYASVGGKVLERAAGHSCGPYRVPAVDVEARAVYTNNPPCGAMRGFGANQAAFAIEGVLDELAARLGIDRWEMRRRNILHPGDRFATGQLMTGSVKGLARCLEAVRPVFQGAACAGLALGIKNTGIGNGLVDTGRVRLRVLPGGRLQLHTGFTEMGQGLFTILRQIVHEETGIPVERMEVATLSELALLCGMTTASRATALAGAAAGRAGRELALALRERPLEELAGREFLGEFLCDITTAPGADVPEPVTHMTFSYAAQVVELEPDGRIRRITAAHDVGRAINPASCRGQIEGSLHMGLGYALSEDFPCTGGRPHSLRLKDCGVLRAAETPELDVILIEEPDEIGGYGVKGVGEVGLVPTAAAVASALRAWDGRPRTRLPMREDKARCLRPDPVGGRSRS; this is encoded by the coding sequence ATGAGTGGCCCCATTTCCTTCACCTTGAACGGGCGGCCGGTGGAGGCGGTGCCCGAGGAAGGGCAGACGCTGCTCGACCTGCTGCGCGAGGGCCTGGGCCTGCGCTCCCTCAAGGACGGTTGCGCGCCGCAAGGTGTCTGCGGCTGCTGCATGATCCTGCTCGACGACCGCCCCGTCCTGGCCTGCCTCAAGTCTCCGGAGCAAGTGGCGGGGCGCCACGCGCGCACCCTGGAGGGCCTGCCCGTGCGTGAGAGGCGGCTGCTGGCGCGGGCCTTCACCGAGGAGCACGCCGTCCAGTGCGGCTTCTGCACGCCGGGCATCGCCCTTCGCCTCCACGCGCTGCTCGAGCGCAATCCGGACCCGTCCTTGCCCGAGGTGCGGCGCGCCCTGGCCGGCCACCTGTGCCGCTGCACGGGCTACAAGAGCATCGAACGGGCGGCCTCCCGCCTGGCCGGGTTGCGGCGGGAGGGGGAGGCTTCCTGCTGCGGGGATCCCGCCCAGGGCATCGGCGGCGACCAGCCACGCTATCAGGGCGCGGCCCTGACGCTGGGCGAGCGTCCCTTCGTGGCGGACCTGGAACGGCCGGGCCTGCTCCACGCCGCCCTCGCCTTCGCCGCCCATCCCCGCGCCCTCCTGCGCCGGCTGGACTGCGCGGCGGCGGCCGCCGCCCCCGGCGTGCGGCGCGTCCTCACCTGGCGGGACATCCCGGGAAGCCGTCACACCGGCCTCATCGTGGCCGACTGGCCGCTGCTGGTGGCCCAGGGTGAGTGCAGCCGCTGCGTTGGGGACGTGGTGGCGGTCGTGGTGGCGGAGAGCCGCCAGGCGGCGCGCCGGGCGGCGGGCCTGGTGCAGTGCGAGTGGGAGGAACTGACCCCGCTGACGGATCCGGAGGAGGCCCTGGCGCCGGAGGCGCCGGCCCTTCATCCCGGCGGCAACCTGCTTGAGACCTGCGCTTTCGCCCGCGGCGACGTGGCGGGGGGGCTGGCCGGATCGGCCGTCGTGGTGCGCCTGGACTTCGAGACCCAGCGCATCGAGCACGCCTTCCTCGAGCCGGAGGGCTGCCTGGCCGAGCCGGAGGGCGAGGGCCTGCGCGTCTTCAGCCCCGGCCAGGGCGTCCACGACGACCAGCGCCAGATCGCCGCCCTGCTCGGCCTTCCCCTCGCCCAGGTGATGGTCGAGCTGGTGCCCAACGGCGGCGCGTTCGGCGGCAAGGAGGATCTCTCCGTCCAGGGCCATGCCGCCCTGGCCGCCTGGCTGCTGCGGAGACCAGTCAAGCTGGTGCTGAGCCGCGAAGAGTCGCTGCGCCTCCATCCCAAGCGTCACCCGCTACGTCTTCGCTACGAGGTGGGCGCCGACCGCGACGGGCGCTTGCGGGCGGCGCGCGTCCGCATCGTGGGCGACACGGGCGCCTACGCCTCGGTGGGGGGCAAGGTGCTGGAGCGGGCCGCCGGCCACAGCTGCGGCCCCTACCGCGTGCCCGCCGTGGACGTGGAGGCCCGGGCCGTCTACACCAACAACCCGCCCTGCGGCGCCATGCGGGGCTTTGGCGCCAACCAGGCGGCCTTCGCCATCGAGGGCGTGCTGGACGAGCTGGCGGCGCGGCTGGGGATCGACCGCTGGGAGATGCGCCGCCGCAACATCCTCCACCCCGGCGACCGCTTCGCCACGGGCCAGCTCATGACCGGCAGCGTGAAGGGGCTGGCCCGCTGCCTGGAGGCGGTGCGCCCCGTCTTCCAGGGCGCCGCCTGCGCCGGACTGGCCCTGGGCATCAAGAACACGGGCATCGGCAACGGCCTGGTGGACACGGGCCGCGTGCGCCTGCGCGTCCTGCCCGGCGGCCGCCTGCAGCTGCACACCGGCTTCACCGAGATGGGCCAGGGTTTGTTCACCATCCTGCGCCAGATCGTTCACGAGGAGACCGGGATTCCCGTTGAGCGCATGGAGGTGGCGACGCTGAGCGAGCTGGCCCTGCTCTGCGGCATGACCACCGCCTCCCGCGCCACCGCGCTGGCCGGCGCGGCGGCGGGGCGGGCGGGCCGGGAGCTGGCCCTCGCCTTGCGCGAGAGGCCGCTGGAGGAGTTGGCCGGCCGCGAGTTCCTGGGCGAATTCCTCTGCGACATCACCACGGCGCCGGGGGCGGACGTGCCCGAGCCGGTCACCCACATGACCTTCTCCTACGCCGCCCAGGTGGTCGAGCTGGAGCCGGACGGGCGCATCCGCCGGATCACGGCCGCCCACGACGTGGGGCGGGCGATCAACCCGGCCAGCTGCCGCGGCCAGATCGAGGGCAGCCTGCACATGGGGTTGGGCTACGCCCTGAGCGAGGACTTCCCCTGCACGGGCGGCCGCCCCCACAGCCTGCGCCTCAAGGATTGCGGCGTGCTGCGCGCCGCGGAGACGCCCGAGCTGGATGTGATCCTGATCGAGGAGCCCGACGAGATCGGCGGCTATGGCGTGAAGGGCGTGGGCGAGGTCGGGCTTGTGCCCACCGCCGCCGCCGTCGCCTCGGCGCTGCGTGCCTGGGACGGCCGCCCCCGCACCCGCCTGCCCATGCGGGAGGACAAGGCCCGCTGCCTGCGTCCTGATCCCGTCGGTGGACGGAGCCGCTCGTGA
- a CDS encoding NTP transferase domain-containing protein has product MSTADIPLLLGAGGRSRRMGRPKHLLPYRGAPWILWQLRRFAASGGWRVLVVLPEALDESRDLEWLGEAGALGLRLKTLVQPDTAAPMSSSLRLAAQWAVLEGAGGAFWLPVDVPAPGPELWRDLAAAATTRGCEAAVPEGGGHPVWLGRYVLQRLADAPGEGQRLDLLLRELDFDGSLARGAAEDPCCRINLNTPEEWVAWTRANAAEEGSA; this is encoded by the coding sequence GTGAGCACGGCCGACATTCCGCTCCTGCTGGGGGCGGGCGGCCGCTCGCGCCGGATGGGGCGGCCCAAGCACCTGTTGCCCTACCGCGGCGCGCCCTGGATTCTCTGGCAGTTGCGGCGCTTCGCCGCCAGCGGCGGTTGGCGCGTGCTGGTCGTGCTGCCCGAGGCGCTGGACGAGTCACGCGACCTGGAGTGGCTGGGCGAGGCGGGCGCCCTGGGCCTGCGACTCAAGACGCTGGTGCAGCCCGACACGGCGGCGCCCATGTCCAGCAGCCTGCGCCTGGCGGCGCAGTGGGCCGTGCTGGAGGGGGCGGGCGGCGCCTTCTGGCTGCCGGTGGACGTGCCGGCGCCCGGGCCGGAGCTGTGGCGGGATCTGGCCGCGGCGGCCACGACGCGGGGCTGCGAGGCGGCGGTGCCGGAGGGGGGCGGCCACCCGGTCTGGCTGGGGCGCTACGTGCTGCAGCGCCTGGCCGACGCGCCGGGGGAGGGGCAGCGGCTGGACCTGCTGCTGCGCGAGCTGGACTTTGACGGCAGCTTGGCGCGGGGAGCGGCGGAGGACCCCTGCTGCCGCATCAACCTCAACACGCCGGAGGAGTGGGTCGCCTGGACACGCGCCAATGCGGCCGAGGAGGGCAGTGCATGA
- a CDS encoding XdhC family protein, with protein sequence MWNWTEALAELARAGTPCVLATLTGGGGSTPAPVGAKLILAADGRQWGTVGGGALEAAVLERAQAVMGGTLESLRLPLAAQGQCCGGMVELLLEPLFAGPRLHVLGAGHVARELAFVLAGTRLRLELVDARPEWIQREGLPATVHRHEQDPLAYVRQLQPDPRRDLVLILTHSHELDLALLRDLLTMPIAWLGLIGSRHKWSSFRATLLREGLPADALERVCCPVGDSRAGKAPREVAIAMAQHLLVAEALLARTGTWPSTDAAAGEAS encoded by the coding sequence ATGTGGAACTGGACGGAAGCGCTGGCCGAGCTGGCCCGGGCCGGGACTCCCTGCGTGCTGGCGACCCTGACGGGCGGTGGCGGCTCCACCCCGGCCCCGGTGGGCGCCAAGCTGATCCTCGCCGCCGATGGCCGCCAGTGGGGCACGGTGGGGGGCGGCGCCCTGGAGGCCGCCGTGCTGGAGCGGGCGCAGGCCGTGATGGGCGGGACGCTGGAATCCCTGCGCTTGCCCCTGGCCGCCCAGGGCCAATGCTGCGGCGGCATGGTCGAGCTGCTGCTGGAACCCCTCTTCGCCGGGCCGCGCCTCCACGTGCTGGGCGCCGGCCACGTGGCCCGCGAACTGGCGTTTGTCCTGGCGGGTACGCGCCTGCGCCTCGAGTTGGTCGATGCCCGGCCGGAGTGGATCCAGCGCGAGGGCCTGCCCGCCACCGTCCACCGCCACGAGCAGGATCCCCTGGCCTATGTGCGCCAACTGCAGCCCGACCCGCGACGTGATCTTGTGCTCATCCTCACCCACTCGCACGAGCTGGATCTGGCCCTGCTGCGGGACTTGCTCACGATGCCCATCGCCTGGTTGGGCTTGATCGGCAGCCGCCACAAGTGGAGTTCCTTCCGCGCCACCCTGCTGCGGGAAGGCCTGCCGGCCGATGCGCTGGAACGGGTCTGCTGCCCCGTGGGCGACTCCCGGGCCGGCAAAGCGCCGCGGGAGGTGGCCATCGCCATGGCCCAGCACCTGCTGGTGGCGGAGGCCTTGCTCGCACGCACCGGGACCTGGCCCTCCACCGACGCGGCCGCCGGGGAGGCGTCGTGA
- a CDS encoding xanthine dehydrogenase family protein subunit M, which translates to MRGAAVDLEIRRPFSLAQALDLLADEAAGWTLLCGGTDVMVLHEAGLLGPRRLLDLWGLPGLCGIAVEPESVVIGAATPFAEIRDHGRIRAEFPLLAEAARNIGARAIQERGSLGGNLGNASPAADSVPALIAHGAELELASRRGRRRLAVEDFFLDYRRTALAPGEVIHSIHLPRPGAPVAWFRKVGARRAQAISKVVLAAAGAWREGRLHCRIGLGSVAPIPLRCRETENYLAFHAGETGWQDEAVARLQDEIRPIDDIRSTAAYRRRVAGNLLLAFLRRAGETG; encoded by the coding sequence ATGAGGGGCGCGGCCGTCGATCTGGAGATCCGCCGACCGTTCTCGCTGGCCCAGGCGCTGGATCTGCTGGCGGACGAGGCGGCGGGGTGGACGCTCCTCTGTGGCGGCACCGACGTGATGGTGCTGCATGAGGCCGGGCTATTGGGGCCACGCCGCTTGCTGGATCTGTGGGGCCTGCCCGGACTGTGCGGCATCGCGGTGGAGCCGGAGTCCGTTGTCATCGGCGCCGCCACGCCCTTCGCCGAGATCCGCGACCACGGGCGGATCCGCGCCGAGTTCCCCCTGCTGGCGGAAGCGGCGCGGAACATCGGGGCGCGGGCCATCCAGGAGCGGGGCAGCCTGGGCGGCAACCTGGGCAACGCCTCGCCGGCGGCGGACAGCGTGCCGGCCCTCATCGCCCACGGGGCGGAGCTGGAGCTGGCCTCGCGCCGGGGACGCCGCCGCCTGGCGGTGGAGGACTTCTTCCTTGATTACCGGCGCACGGCCCTGGCGCCGGGAGAGGTGATCCATTCCATCCACCTGCCGCGGCCGGGGGCGCCGGTGGCCTGGTTCCGCAAGGTGGGCGCGCGCCGCGCCCAGGCCATCTCCAAGGTGGTGCTGGCGGCGGCCGGCGCCTGGCGGGAGGGTCGTCTCCACTGCCGCATCGGGCTGGGCAGCGTGGCGCCCATCCCCCTGCGCTGCCGCGAGACGGAGAACTACCTGGCCTTCCACGCCGGCGAGACGGGCTGGCAGGATGAGGCGGTGGCCCGCCTGCAGGACGAGATCCGCCCCATCGACGACATCCGCTCCACGGCGGCCTATCGCCGCCGGGTGGCGGGCAATCTGCTGCTCGCTTTCCTGCGGCGGGCCGGGGAGACGGGCTGA
- a CDS encoding (2Fe-2S)-binding protein gives MPEPIRLAFTLNGDPCKVDCLPGTRLLDLLRGLGRTGVKEGCGEGECGACAVLMNGRLVNSCLVPAAQAEGAVLLTIEGAAADRELAALQRGFLEQAGAQCGICTPGMVLAAGALLKRRADPSLEEIREALAGNLCRCTGYVKIVAGVRAAAALLRGEDGGGPA, from the coding sequence GTGCCTGAGCCCATTCGTCTCGCCTTCACCCTCAATGGAGATCCCTGCAAGGTTGACTGCCTGCCAGGGACGCGCCTGCTCGATCTCCTGCGCGGGCTGGGCCGCACCGGCGTCAAGGAGGGGTGCGGCGAAGGGGAGTGCGGGGCCTGCGCCGTGCTGATGAACGGACGGCTTGTCAACAGCTGCCTTGTGCCGGCCGCCCAGGCGGAGGGCGCCGTGCTCCTCACCATCGAGGGCGCCGCCGCCGACCGCGAGCTGGCCGCCCTGCAACGCGGCTTCCTGGAGCAGGCGGGCGCCCAGTGCGGCATCTGCACGCCGGGCATGGTGCTGGCCGCCGGCGCCTTGCTGAAACGGCGGGCCGACCCTTCGCTGGAAGAGATCCGCGAGGCCCTCGCGGGCAACCTCTGCCGCTGCACGGGCTACGTCAAGATCGTGGCCGGCGTGCGGGCGGCGGCGGCTTTGCTGCGCGGGGAGGACGGGGGAGGCCCGGCATGA
- a CDS encoding xanthine dehydrogenase family protein molybdopterin-binding subunit, whose product MPLRIGDSSPRPDAPAKLTGEARYVDDLRPDGLLHGITIRSHLPRARLKSIRLDPAYDWSGFTVAGPADIPGRNCIPVLDEDQPALAEDAVNHAEEPLLLLAHEDPARLERARRAVTVELEPLPALLDLRAALAAAADGPRIHVRGPVLKEIRIAKGDPAGIWEQADLLLEDEAETGAQEQLYIEPQGMIAWADGGSVTVVGSLQCPYYVQHGLCAVFGLPPEQVRVIQAVTGGGFGGKEEYPTLLAAHAALLARKAGRPVKMVYDRAEDMAATTKRHPSLTRSRAAFSSAGRLLALAIDFNLDAGAYTTLSPVVLSRGALHAAGPYRCDHVRILARAWATNTPPHGAFRGFGAPQSCFAIERLMDLAAARLGLDPAELRRRNLLRKGDTTATGQVMREEIGLEGLLDLALGESDYHRRRTACAAANRRAGPEDPRRGVGLSLFMHGAGFTGSGEKRLASRAAFELGRDGVVRVLAASTEIGQGAITVFRQIVGESLGADEASIEVEAPDTARVPDSGPTVASRTTMVVGHLLQGAARALRAALEADGLAAEAGTDAVAEALRKRGARLGPERWTESYSHPDWVVWDEERYVGDAYPTFAWAAYVAQVAVDPLTGEAQVEDFTAVQDIGRVVNPALAEGQVEGGVAQGIGYALFEEVVWREGRMANNRLSTYIIPTALDLPAIRVRFRETPGGYGPQGAKGLGELPLDGTAPAVLAALDQATGGRFTRLPVLPEEILPSLEAGGETPRA is encoded by the coding sequence ATGCCGCTGCGCATCGGAGACTCCAGCCCCCGGCCCGACGCCCCTGCCAAACTGACCGGCGAGGCCCGCTATGTGGACGATCTGCGCCCTGACGGCCTGCTGCACGGCATCACCATCCGCAGCCACCTGCCCCGTGCCCGCCTGAAGTCCATTCGGCTTGACCCCGCCTACGACTGGTCCGGCTTCACGGTGGCCGGTCCCGCCGACATCCCCGGCCGCAACTGCATTCCCGTGCTGGACGAGGACCAGCCGGCCCTGGCCGAGGACGCGGTCAACCATGCCGAGGAGCCCCTCCTCCTTCTCGCCCATGAGGATCCGGCCCGCCTGGAGCGTGCCCGCCGCGCCGTCACGGTCGAGCTGGAGCCCCTGCCCGCGCTGCTGGATCTGCGGGCGGCCCTGGCCGCGGCCGCGGACGGTCCACGCATCCATGTCCGCGGACCAGTCCTCAAGGAGATCCGCATCGCCAAAGGGGATCCCGCCGGGATCTGGGAACAGGCCGACCTGCTGCTCGAGGACGAGGCGGAAACCGGCGCCCAGGAGCAGCTCTACATCGAGCCCCAGGGCATGATCGCCTGGGCGGATGGCGGGTCGGTGACGGTCGTCGGCTCCCTGCAGTGCCCCTACTACGTGCAGCACGGGTTGTGCGCCGTCTTCGGGCTGCCGCCGGAGCAGGTGCGCGTCATCCAGGCCGTCACCGGCGGCGGATTCGGCGGCAAGGAGGAGTACCCCACCCTCCTGGCCGCCCATGCCGCCCTGCTGGCCCGCAAGGCGGGGCGCCCCGTCAAGATGGTCTACGACCGCGCCGAGGACATGGCGGCCACCACCAAGCGCCACCCCTCCCTCACGCGCAGCCGCGCCGCCTTCTCCTCCGCCGGCCGCCTGCTGGCCCTTGCCATCGACTTCAACCTGGATGCCGGCGCCTACACGACCCTCAGCCCCGTGGTGCTCTCGCGCGGGGCCCTGCATGCCGCCGGTCCCTACCGCTGCGACCATGTGCGCATCCTGGCCCGCGCCTGGGCCACCAACACGCCGCCGCACGGGGCATTCCGCGGTTTCGGCGCGCCCCAGAGCTGCTTCGCCATCGAACGGCTGATGGATCTGGCCGCCGCCCGCCTGGGGCTCGACCCCGCCGAGTTGCGCCGTCGCAACCTGTTGCGGAAGGGCGACACCACGGCCACGGGCCAGGTGATGCGGGAGGAGATCGGGCTGGAGGGCCTGCTCGACCTGGCCCTGGGCGAATCCGACTACCATCGGCGCCGGACCGCCTGCGCGGCGGCCAACCGCCGGGCTGGGCCGGAGGATCCGCGGCGGGGCGTGGGCCTCTCGCTCTTCATGCATGGGGCGGGATTCACGGGCAGCGGGGAAAAGCGCCTGGCCTCCCGGGCCGCCTTCGAACTGGGCCGCGATGGCGTGGTGCGCGTGCTGGCGGCCTCCACGGAGATCGGACAGGGGGCGATCACCGTCTTCCGCCAGATTGTGGGCGAAAGCCTGGGCGCGGACGAGGCCTCGATCGAGGTGGAGGCGCCCGACACGGCCCGCGTGCCCGACAGCGGTCCCACCGTGGCCAGCCGCACGACGATGGTGGTGGGTCATCTGCTCCAGGGCGCCGCGCGCGCCCTGCGCGCCGCCCTGGAGGCGGACGGCCTGGCGGCGGAGGCCGGGACCGACGCCGTGGCGGAGGCTTTGCGGAAGCGGGGCGCCCGCCTGGGCCCGGAGCGCTGGACGGAGAGCTACTCCCATCCGGACTGGGTGGTCTGGGACGAGGAGCGCTATGTGGGCGACGCCTATCCGACCTTCGCCTGGGCGGCCTACGTGGCCCAGGTGGCGGTGGATCCGCTGACGGGAGAGGCCCAGGTGGAGGACTTCACCGCGGTGCAGGACATCGGCCGCGTGGTCAACCCGGCCCTGGCCGAGGGACAGGTGGAGGGCGGCGTGGCCCAGGGCATCGGCTACGCCCTGTTCGAGGAGGTGGTCTGGCGCGAGGGGCGCATGGCCAACAACCGCCTCAGCACCTACATCATCCCCACCGCCCTGGATCTGCCCGCCATCCGCGTCCGCTTCCGCGAGACGCCGGGCGGCTACGGACCGCAGGGCGCCAAGGGCCTGGGCGAGCTGCCCCTGGACGGCACGGCGCCCGCCGTGCTGGCCGCCCTCGACCAGGCGACGGGCGGCCGCTTCACCCGCCTGCCTGTCCTGCCCGAAGAGATTCTGCCCAGCCTCGAGGCCGGGGGGGAGACGCCCCGTGCCTGA
- a CDS encoding metal-sulfur cluster assembly factor, with the protein MLELEAEIRHALRLVMDPEVGINIVDLGLVYGIEQEGDRARIRLTMTSAGCPMHSMITQQAASVVRVNVPTLREVEVELVWEPVWTPAMMAPEARAILGWDS; encoded by the coding sequence ATGTTGGAACTGGAAGCTGAGATCCGCCATGCCCTGCGCCTGGTCATGGACCCGGAGGTGGGGATCAACATCGTCGATCTGGGTCTCGTTTATGGGATTGAGCAAGAGGGCGACCGGGCCCGCATCCGCCTGACCATGACCTCGGCGGGCTGCCCCATGCACAGCATGATCACCCAGCAGGCCGCCTCCGTGGTGCGGGTCAACGTGCCCACCCTCAGGGAGGTGGAGGTGGAGCTGGTCTGGGAACCGGTCTGGACGCCGGCCATGATGGCTCCCGAAGCCCGCGCCATCCTGGGTTGGGACTCGTGA
- a CDS encoding OmpA family protein, with translation MKRFMLMALAVMMVAGSMSCTMTRAQKGAIFGGAGGAAVGGMIGKQTGNTATGAIIGAAVGGAAGAVIGNYMDKQAEELAAEMEGADVERVGEGIQVTLASGILFDVNKSDLRPAAQESLRSFAEVLNRYPDTNILIAGHTDSDGSESHNQQLSERRAQAVYHYLVRNAVAATRIGTVGYGESQPVADNSTVAGKQANRRVEVAIMANEELKKSAESQSN, from the coding sequence ATGAAACGGTTCATGCTCATGGCTTTGGCCGTGATGATGGTGGCCGGCAGCATGTCCTGCACCATGACCCGCGCCCAGAAGGGCGCCATTTTCGGTGGCGCAGGCGGGGCGGCGGTGGGCGGCATGATCGGCAAGCAGACGGGCAACACGGCCACCGGCGCCATCATCGGCGCGGCGGTGGGCGGGGCGGCGGGAGCCGTCATCGGCAACTACATGGACAAGCAGGCGGAAGAGCTGGCGGCGGAAATGGAGGGGGCTGACGTCGAGCGCGTGGGCGAAGGCATCCAGGTCACCCTCGCCTCGGGCATCCTCTTCGACGTGAACAAGTCGGATCTGCGGCCGGCCGCGCAGGAGAGCCTCCGCAGCTTCGCCGAGGTGCTGAACAGGTACCCCGACACAAACATCCTCATCGCCGGACACACGGATTCAGACGGTTCCGAGAGCCACAACCAGCAGCTCTCCGAGCGCCGCGCCCAGGCTGTCTACCACTACCTGGTCCGGAACGCGGTGGCCGCCACGCGCATCGGCACGGTGGGCTATGGCGAGAGCCAGCCCGTGGCCGACAACTCGACGGTGGCGGGGAAGCAGGCCAACCGCCGCGTGGAAGTGGCGATCATGGCCAATGAGGAGCTGAAGAAGAGCGCCGAGTCGCAATCCAACTAA
- the nadB gene encoding L-aspartate oxidase: MTELDATTPPPATDFLVVGSGIAGLSFALCAAEHGAVLLLTKSDLLDTSTNRAQGGIASALGGEDSFAQHEQDTLAAGDGLCHEAAVRQIVREGPASIRWLVEQGTRFTQDDQGRLHLGREGGHAHHRIVHARDLTGAEIERALLEAARRHPRITLLPHWMVVDLITRHHFQDEGRADGGPCHGAYVMPVTDPGETFPIHRVLARATVLASGGSGQIYRHTTNPEVATGDGTALAWRAGARLANLEFFQFHPTSLALPEARNWLISEALRGHGAVLVDARGRRILEGVHPMRELAPRDVVARGIDQHMKAEGVDHVLLDATHLPAAELREQFPTIHRHCLELGLDITREPIPVVPAAHYQCGGVWTDLDGRTSLPGLYAVGEAACTGVHGANRLASNSLLEAVVYARRAAAAVALDPLPEPPAARIAPWDKSGTYDPEEWVVVEHDREEIRGLMWDYVGIVRSRSRLERARSRLALIGGQIEDYYRRTSLRPGLVELRNMAAAARLSVECALFREESRGLHARLDHPRRDDARWRHDTWLERDGERQARLWLPDADGQP; this comes from the coding sequence ATGACTGAACTGGACGCCACCACTCCGCCCCCGGCGACGGATTTCCTGGTCGTGGGCAGCGGCATCGCCGGGCTCAGCTTCGCCCTCTGCGCGGCGGAGCATGGCGCCGTGCTGCTTCTCACCAAATCCGACCTGCTCGACACCTCCACCAACCGCGCCCAGGGTGGCATCGCCAGTGCGTTGGGCGGGGAGGATTCCTTCGCCCAGCACGAGCAGGACACCCTGGCCGCCGGCGACGGCCTCTGCCACGAGGCCGCCGTGCGGCAGATCGTGCGCGAGGGTCCGGCCAGCATCCGCTGGCTGGTGGAGCAGGGCACGCGCTTCACCCAGGATGATCAGGGCCGGCTGCATCTGGGCCGCGAGGGCGGCCACGCCCACCACCGCATCGTCCACGCCCGCGACCTGACGGGCGCCGAGATCGAGCGCGCGCTGCTCGAGGCGGCGCGCCGCCATCCGCGCATCACCCTCCTGCCGCACTGGATGGTGGTGGATCTCATCACGCGCCACCACTTCCAGGACGAAGGTCGCGCCGACGGCGGACCCTGCCACGGCGCCTATGTCATGCCCGTCACCGATCCCGGCGAGACCTTCCCCATCCACCGGGTGCTGGCCCGCGCCACGGTGCTGGCCTCGGGCGGCAGCGGCCAGATCTACCGCCACACGACCAATCCGGAAGTGGCCACCGGGGACGGCACGGCGCTGGCCTGGCGGGCCGGCGCGCGGTTGGCCAACCTGGAGTTCTTCCAGTTCCATCCCACCAGCCTGGCCCTGCCCGAGGCCCGCAACTGGCTCATCTCCGAGGCCCTGCGCGGCCATGGAGCGGTGCTGGTGGACGCCCGCGGCCGCCGCATCCTCGAGGGGGTCCATCCCATGCGGGAGCTGGCGCCGCGGGATGTCGTGGCGCGCGGCATCGATCAGCACATGAAGGCGGAGGGGGTGGACCACGTCCTGCTTGACGCCACGCATCTGCCCGCCGCCGAGCTGCGCGAGCAGTTCCCCACCATCCACCGCCACTGTCTGGAACTGGGGCTGGACATCACGCGGGAGCCCATCCCCGTGGTGCCCGCCGCCCACTACCAGTGCGGCGGCGTGTGGACGGACCTGGACGGCCGCACCAGTCTGCCCGGCCTCTACGCGGTGGGCGAGGCGGCCTGCACGGGTGTCCACGGCGCCAACCGCCTCGCCTCCAACAGCCTGCTCGAGGCTGTCGTCTACGCCCGCCGGGCCGCCGCCGCCGTGGCGCTCGATCCGCTGCCGGAGCCGCCTGCGGCGCGCATCGCGCCCTGGGACAAGTCCGGCACCTACGACCCCGAGGAGTGGGTGGTGGTGGAGCACGATCGCGAGGAGATCCGCGGCCTGATGTGGGATTACGTGGGAATCGTCCGCTCGCGGTCACGCCTGGAGCGCGCCCGCAGCCGGCTGGCGCTGATCGGCGGGCAGATCGAGGATTACTACCGCCGCACCAGCCTGCGCCCCGGACTGGTCGAATTGCGCAACATGGCCGCCGCCGCCCGCCTCTCCGTCGAATGTGCCCTCTTCCGGGAGGAGTCGCGCGGCCTCCACGCCCGCCTGGACCACCCCCGCCGCGACGACGCCCGCTGGCGGCACGACACCTGGCTGGAGCGCGATGGCGAGCGGCAGGCGCGTCTGTGGCTGCCGGATGCGGATGGACAGCCATGA